Within Spirochaetota bacterium, the genomic segment GGAGGGATCAAAGAGGATGATTTTAAACCTTTAGGTCCTGAGGATGAACCCATAATTGCGGATATGAAGGAGGGTGTTACTGAAGGGGCAGATGATGTAGAAAGCGATAAGATCGATATTGATAGAGATGTTGATGTTGGTCTTGATGATATATTGAAGGAAGAGTCTATAATTGCAGGTGAATTGTCAGAAGCGGTCTATCCCGATACAATGGATTCAGGTGTAGCCTTTGACGATATTGATGCAGGGGCGAAGAGTCCTCCCACATGCTATAGGGATTATCAAGCATTATACGAGTTCCAGAAAGAAATTGAAAAAATGGGAAGCAGAAGAGAACTGTTTGATTTGATTTTATTCTTAGTAATGGGACAGATTGCTATTTCTTCCTCTTCAATTATTTCAATAGACCTGAATGATGAGAAAAGGTGGACTCTAACATGTTCAAAGGGAATAAAACCAAATGAAGAGAATGTTGCCTTTGATTTTACAGAAGGCATAGTGAATGAATTGAGAAGAGGAATTGTGGATATTGAAGAGTATAAGGATAATGTAGAATTCAGAGAGTTATATTATCAGTTAACCTCAATAGATGCAAGGTTACTGGTGCCTATAGTTGATAATGATAACCTATATGGCACTCTTATCGTTGGAGAGAAGTTGAATACCCTCGATTATACAGAAGGAGAGAGAGATTTTATACTCTCTGTATGTAACTCCTCAGCAATTGCATTATCCAGAATGAATGTAATCGAGGACTTAGTAAGTCAAAATGCAATCTATAAGAATGATATAGATGTTATACAATATATTGACAATTTTCATGAAAAAGTCGTTAATGTTAACAGTATAAAGGAATTGGAAGAGATTGTTATCAGTGAGTTTGAAAAATTGAGTATTGTGTGTTTTGGAGTTTTTATTAAAGATGAAAGGGATGAAGATTATGTGCCAATTATTGTTGAGAGGGAAGATCTTCTGTCGTTAAATGAATCAAATTTTAGGATAAAGGGTGATAATCCATTTATTGAATATGTGCAAAAAATTAGACATAATGAAAGACTAAAGGATTTTGATAGATTAAAGGATATTCATAATCTTTTTGGTGAGAGTCGATTAAAAAAGATGTCAATCCTGTGGATATACCCTTTTAAGATTGGCATTCATCTGATAGGATTTATTACCATATTTGATATCTTGGATAAAAATAGGGATTGCGAGATTGAAAAAAAGTTATCTAGGTTTTCAAAGATAATCTTCCACTACATCCTGAATATTAGGAGTTATGATATTCATGAAAGTATGTATGTTGATAATGTAGAGATTTTACTGAAAAGAATTAATCAAGAATTGCAAAAAGCAAAGGATCTGCAAATACCCTTAACACTTGTCCTCTTTTCAATAAAGAATTTTAAGCGTTATCATAATGTTTTTGGATATAATGAAGCAAAAAAAATGATAGATAGCCTAATTGAGGTTATAAAGAGCAGATTGGGAGAGGATGATTTTTCTGTAAGATTGGCAAGACATAAAATTCTCATAGTCCTTCCTGGCAAGGATAAGAAATATGCTATCCCCTTTGCAAATGTGATAAGAAATGAGATTACTAAAGGATTTAAGAAGAAGGAGATGCAGCTTTTAATAACATTCCTGACGTCTGAATATCCTGAAGATGGGGATGATCTATACACCCTTTTGGATTGCATTGATTGATTGAAGCGAGATACATTTTGACTAATGCCAGTCAATTGCAGTGTTATTATTATAATAACAGATAAATTTCAAGGGATAATAAATATAGTAGATTCATATCAAGAGGAATTTTCATTTGCGTGTGAGTAAGAGTGGAGCAATGCCCAAGAAAATAATGTATTTTCAGAAAGGTGAGAGGATTATTAGAGAAGGAAGACTGGATAAACGGATGTATATAATTTTAGAAGGGAATGTAAAGATATCACTATCTGATGGGGATGAATCGATTATAGTGGCAAATTTGAAGAGGGGTGATTTCTTTGGAGAAATGTCACTCTTTAATAATACACCCAGGAGTGCAACCGCAACTGCCGATGGGGATGTAAAGCTTGCATATATTGATAATATTAAGCAATTAAAGGCGTTCCTTATGGTGAATCCCACATTTGCTGCTAAAATGGTTCATATTCTGGCCTTGCGATTGGCAAGGACGAATGAAATTCTCGTGAATGAATTCAAAGAACTTAACAAATATAAGTTTATGAGAGATGTGTCTGGTCTGCATTATTTTGTTGATTAGGTCTTTTGCTATCGGATAACTCTGTAGGTCTATGGTGGGAAGTTAGTGTAATTTATATAATCATTGAGATGTCAATTCTTCTCTTGTTGTTTTAATATTTCTCTTGTTAGGTTCATATAATCAATAGCCCCATTACTATCAGTTTTATACTCATATATTGTTTGTCCCCAACTCGGGGCTTCCTGTAGAGAAACATTCTCCCTGATAACCGTATCAAAAAGTTTACCAGGAAAGCGTTCTTTTATTTCATCTATTACCTCTCGGTTAATAATCTTTCTGGCATTGTACATCGTTCCGATGATGCCAGTAACCTCAATATTCTTATTTAGCCTCTTTTTTACAAGCTGCACTGCTTCAAATAGATTGTACATACCATGAAAGGGCAGGAATTGAAGTTGTACAGGAATAAATATCTCTTTAGCATAACAGAGGGAGTTAAGGGTTAAGGTTCCAAGCGATGGAGGACAGTCAATCAATACATAATCATAACCCTGCAGGTCTTCCAGTGAGTCCTTGAGCAAGTACTCTTTTGCGGGAATTGGTAGAAATTCAATTCCTCTAAGCTCTAAACAGGATGGTAGGATATGAAGTCCATATCGGTCAATCAGTGTCTCTTCAAAGGATATATCGCCCTTGATTACATCAAAGATGCTATATTTTAATTCCTTAGATTTAATGCCAAAGTGATAGGTGGACTGAGCTTGAGGATCAATATCAATCACAAGAACTCGTTTCCCCTGCAATTGCAGCCCCGCTGCAATGTTAACGGTGCTGGTGGTCTTGCCTACTCCGCCCTTATTATTGGAGATTGATATTATTCTCACTCATATTCCCCTATGCATTTCTCAACTCAAAATTAGATAAGCCTCTTTTCAATTATAGTTAAAACATGAATAATAAACAGACGAAACATATAAGTAGCTTTAATTTGCGTTATTGGATTAGTATATTCAGAATTTATATTATTCCTGTTTTTTTACTCTTATAATATGGGTTTAATAAAAATCAACCAAAAAAGGTAATTTATCATTTTGTGAAACATAAATATTGATAATAGTTTTTGTGTTGCTTTAGATGTTAAAGCAATTCTTGCATAAGGGTAAGGGATGAAATTCAAGTCCAAATTGTATATTTTAAATTGTTTCTCTTGACTTTTGAAGTGATATGACTTATCTAGCCTAGAGTAGGTAATGGTATTTGTAATTCAATGAAGTTGGTGAATGTTCATGATCTCTACTGAATTGTTAATAATAAAAATAGATATGGAATGGATTATAATTATATAAATTGATTCAGTGAAAATGTGAGGATTATAATGACTGAAGGTATTTATGAAGATCTTATCATGCATCTTGGTACAATAAGCTTTGGTCTTTATTCCTGCCCTGAATTATATAGATTACTCAAAGCTCTTTTTACAGAAGAGGAAGCACGAGTAGCTGTTAACCTATCGCCAATGGCTCCAGAACCTCCGGAGAATGTAGCTCAGCGGATGAAGGAGAATCCCAAAAGGATAGCTAAAATTCTGGATGGAATGGCTGATAAGGGTGTAATATACTGCAGTCAGCGAGGGGAGGATAAATGGTACAAGATCATTCAGGTTATCCCGGGTATATTTGAGCTTCAGTTTATGCGGGGGGAGGTTGATGATAGAAGTCGAGAATTGGCTAGGCTTTTTGATGATTATTCCCATGCACAGGAGCGGGTGATCACAGATAAGATTAAGATAACACCATTCGCTAGAGTGATTCCAGTTGAGAAGACTATTAAAGCGGATGTCGAAATATTCCCATTTGAAATGGCTAATCGGTATATAGATGAAGCTGATACTATCTCGCTCTCTACATGTTACTGCCGCCATGAAAAGAGACTCTTAGAAAAGGGTTGCCAGCATCCTGATGATGTTTGTCTACAGTTCGGATCCTTTGCGCGTTTCGTAGTGCAGAGAGGATTCGGGAGAGCGATTAGTCGTGATGAGGCGCGGCAAGTTCTTGAGAGAAGCGAGGAAGCAGGACTCATTCATACATCAAATAACACTCGTGACCGCATCGATTTTATATGCAATTGCTGTATCTGTTGCTGCGGAATTCTTCGATCTATTAAATCATCTAATATTCCTTCTATGGCTGCAACGAGTAATTATCTTGCCAGGATTGAAAAAAATAATTGTGTAGGTTGTGGCTATTGTATAGAACGTTGCCAGATGGATGCTATTTATTATGATAGTGAGTATATGGTACATATGGATATAGATCGCTGTATAGGATGTGGGGTTTGTGTTTCAAGCTGTACAAACAATGCGATTGAACTCGTGTTGGGAGCTGAGCAGAAGAATCCTCCGAGGGATTTTCGAGAGCTTGGTATGATCCAAATGGAGGATGTTAAAGGTCTAATCAATGATAATAGCTAGAGTTTATGGATAGTCGTCCGGATCAATTAGTCTTATTGGTTAATTTTATTTTGTCAGTAGCTTGGTTATAGCGTTAGCTTTTGTATTTTACATTCAGCAGATTCAACAGATTTGGCTTATTGCAAACATCCTATTTCTTTAGTCTCTTTATTGAACTGCAGAGTGAATTCTGAAGAAGAAATAAGAGGGAAAACGATGTTAACAGAGGTACAAATGGAAAGGTATTCAGATGTTCTCCTATGGGCTCTGAAAACCGCGAGGAGTGGTAATTTTAAAAAGAATGATATTATTTTAATTCGTTATGAGAGGGGTTCAATTGAGTTATCTGAAATCATGCATGCAAGATTTCTTGAAATGGGGATGAATCCTGTTCTACGGATGGGATTGACATCAAGAATGGAGCGAAATTTTTTTGAGAGGGCCAATAATAATCAGCTTGTTTTTCAAGCGCCAAGTGAGAAGGAATTATATAAGAGTATAAATGGGAGTATATTTCTTCATGCCCCAGAGTCATTAACACATCTCAGCCATATAGATCCGAAAAGGATAGGGAAGGCGATCTTAGCTAGAAAGCCCTTGCGTGACATACTGGAAAAGAGAGAGGCAGAGGGCACCTTCGGATGGACTCTTTGTATGCTGCCAACATCTGAGTTAGCAAAGCATGCTGGGCTATCTATGAAGAGGTACTCTGATCAAATCATTAGGGCTTGTTATCTGGATAAAGACGATCCTGTTGGTGAATGGGAAAAGATTTATAAGGATGCTGCTGCAATCAAAAAAAGAATGAATAGCTTGGATGTTGAATATTTTCATATTCAGTCAGAAAACATAAATCTAATAATAAAACCGGGAAAAAAGAGGAAATGGATTGGAATTTCGGGTCATAATATACCAAGTTTTGAAATTTTTCTTTCTCCGGACTGGAGAGGGACAGAGGGTGTATATTTTGCCAATCAGCCATCTTTTCGCAGT encodes:
- a CDS encoding cyclic nucleotide-binding domain-containing protein codes for the protein MPKKIMYFQKGERIIREGRLDKRMYIILEGNVKISLSDGDESIIVANLKRGDFFGEMSLFNNTPRSATATADGDVKLAYIDNIKQLKAFLMVNPTFAAKMVHILALRLARTNEILVNEFKELNKYKFMRDVSGLHYFVD
- a CDS encoding diguanylate cyclase is translated as MGLLEKAMQYKKDMNSVGAETLADNNNLPTETNFVEDEMIHNNNGLNDSIDFGNREDINGGDEFLINDEDSLDVGFESDPITASQEENGKTLSEIEEVKTGIDDELFQLPDDDDQSLKEALNEQKSKKQESVIDSSVEEGIVNSKTDGGIKEDDFKPLGPEDEPIIADMKEGVTEGADDVESDKIDIDRDVDVGLDDILKEESIIAGELSEAVYPDTMDSGVAFDDIDAGAKSPPTCYRDYQALYEFQKEIEKMGSRRELFDLILFLVMGQIAISSSSIISIDLNDEKRWTLTCSKGIKPNEENVAFDFTEGIVNELRRGIVDIEEYKDNVEFRELYYQLTSIDARLLVPIVDNDNLYGTLIVGEKLNTLDYTEGERDFILSVCNSSAIALSRMNVIEDLVSQNAIYKNDIDVIQYIDNFHEKVVNVNSIKELEEIVISEFEKLSIVCFGVFIKDERDEDYVPIIVEREDLLSLNESNFRIKGDNPFIEYVQKIRHNERLKDFDRLKDIHNLFGESRLKKMSILWIYPFKIGIHLIGFITIFDILDKNRDCEIEKKLSRFSKIIFHYILNIRSYDIHESMYVDNVEILLKRINQELQKAKDLQIPLTLVLFSIKNFKRYHNVFGYNEAKKMIDSLIEVIKSRLGEDDFSVRLARHKILIVLPGKDKKYAIPFANVIRNEITKGFKKKEMQLLITFLTSEYPEDGDDLYTLLDCID
- a CDS encoding 4Fe-4S binding protein translates to MTEGIYEDLIMHLGTISFGLYSCPELYRLLKALFTEEEARVAVNLSPMAPEPPENVAQRMKENPKRIAKILDGMADKGVIYCSQRGEDKWYKIIQVIPGIFELQFMRGEVDDRSRELARLFDDYSHAQERVITDKIKITPFARVIPVEKTIKADVEIFPFEMANRYIDEADTISLSTCYCRHEKRLLEKGCQHPDDVCLQFGSFARFVVQRGFGRAISRDEARQVLERSEEAGLIHTSNNTRDRIDFICNCCICCCGILRSIKSSNIPSMAATSNYLARIEKNNCVGCGYCIERCQMDAIYYDSEYMVHMDIDRCIGCGVCVSSCTNNAIELVLGAEQKNPPRDFRELGMIQMEDVKGLINDNS
- a CDS encoding ParA family protein — protein: MRIISISNNKGGVGKTTSTVNIAAGLQLQGKRVLVIDIDPQAQSTYHFGIKSKELKYSIFDVIKGDISFEETLIDRYGLHILPSCLELRGIEFLPIPAKEYLLKDSLEDLQGYDYVLIDCPPSLGTLTLNSLCYAKEIFIPVQLQFLPFHGMYNLFEAVQLVKKRLNKNIEVTGIIGTMYNARKIINREVIDEIKERFPGKLFDTVIRENVSLQEAPSWGQTIYEYKTDSNGAIDYMNLTREILKQQEKN
- a CDS encoding aminopeptidase, translating into MLTEVQMERYSDVLLWALKTARSGNFKKNDIILIRYERGSIELSEIMHARFLEMGMNPVLRMGLTSRMERNFFERANNNQLVFQAPSEKELYKSINGSIFLHAPESLTHLSHIDPKRIGKAILARKPLRDILEKREAEGTFGWTLCMLPTSELAKHAGLSMKRYSDQIIRACYLDKDDPVGEWEKIYKDAAAIKKRMNSLDVEYFHIQSENINLIIKPGKKRKWIGISGHNIPSFEIFLSPDWRGTEGVYFANQPSFRSGNYVENVRIEFRRGVAFKVEAAKGKDFISKQLSIDIGASRVGEFSLTDKRFSKINKFMASTLYDENYGGNFGNCHLALGSSYLDTYDGDASMLKKDGKDKLGFNDSALHWDLVNTEKKTVTASLTSGEKRVIYEDGIFKC